The following coding sequences lie in one Arachis hypogaea cultivar Tifrunner chromosome 9, arahy.Tifrunner.gnm2.J5K5, whole genome shotgun sequence genomic window:
- the LOC112711508 gene encoding uncharacterized protein produces MATRDGGMKSTSINGVKMYTIASQQPSLASWLPTKKQKSHRNVKSYTQNVQLIEDLRFTTATTKIKATPDGEYIIASGIYPPQVKVYEVRELGLKFERHLDSEIIDFQVLTDDYSKLAFLCADRSVCLHAKYGKHYSLRIPRMGRDITYDSWSCDLLCAASSPELYRINLEQGRFLSSLNTQSPALNVVSRSKLHGLVACGGEDGAVECFDMRVRSSVGRIDAVGPSGDVDQGVTALEFDGDGGFLMAVGSSAGKVLIYDLRSSHPIRIQDHMYGSPILDIKWHRTLNYEQSMLITSDDHVVRIWDPETGEGMTSIEPTGGKINDVCTFPGSGLILLALDSSQIPSYFIPSLGPAPKWCSSIENFTEELDTGGQTTIYDHYKFLTKEELERLNLTNLIGTNLLRAYMHGYFINYALYKKAKALADPFEYEAYIEQQKREKMEAERASRITIRKKLPKINRKLAARLLKSEEAENENRDAGDDENKKSSKKKKGIIMEDLQDERFKAIFTNKEYEIKETSDEYLALHPVGGSKKQPSLLEEHFEPAESDDDQSESETDVSASSEDELSKPRVPRMYEVKNEQHAEAFWSQKSLAGEESLPMGDRVAALKDQQYSRSVPNGVKQGPGGSREITFTARSKAKYREDDEDQEKPHQKRRGVQSLGLKPPRGGGFRGRGNRGNRGNGRRGRR; encoded by the exons ATGGCGACCCGAGATGGCGGCATGAAGTCAACGTCGATAAACGGCGTGAAGATGTACACAATAGCTTCCCAGCAACCCTCACTCGCTTCCTGGCTCCCCACTAAGAAGCAGAAATCACATCGCAACGTCAAAA GTTACACGCAGAATGTGCAATTGATCGAGGATTTGAGGTTCACAACTGCAACCACCAAGATTAAGGCAACTCCTGATGGCGAGTATATCATAGCTTCAG GTATATATCCACCACAAGTAAAAGTATACGAGGTACGGGAGCTAGGATTGAAGTTTGAAAGGCATTTGGATTCAGAGATTATTGATTTTCAG GTTCTAACAGATGACTATTCGAAACTAGCATTTTTATGTGCTGACCGCTCTGTTTGTCTACATGCAAAATATGGAAAACATTACAGTTTGCGAATACCAAG AATGGGAAGGGATATTACATATGACAGCTGGTCTTGTGATTTGCTTTGTGCTGCCTCTTCCCCAGAATTGTACAGAATTAACTTAGAGCAG GGGCGATTTCTTTCCTCCCTCAATACACAATCCCCTGCATTGAATGTGGTTTCAAGAAG CAAGCTTCATGGACTAGTTGCCTGTGGTGGTGAAGATGGTGCTGTCGAATGCTTTGACATGCGTGTGAGATCTTCAGTTGGCAGAATTGATGCAGTCGGACCTAGTGGCGATGTTGATCAG GGGGTCACTGCATTGGAGTTTGATGGAGATGGTGGTTTCTTAATGGCTGTTGGAAGTAGTGCAGGAAAG GTTCTCATCTACGACCTTCGCTCATCCCATCCAATACGAATACAGGATCATAT GTATGGCAGTCCCATATTGGATATTAAGTGGCATCGGACTCTTAACTATGAACAATCTATGTTGATTACCAGCGATGATCACGTTGTTAGAATATGGGATCCTGAAACG GGAGAAGGCATGACCAGCATTGAGCCTACAGGTGGAAAAATCAATGATGTATGTACATTTCCTGGCAGTGGTTTGATCTTGCTGGCCTTGGACAGTAGCCAAATACCATCTTACTTCATACCATCCCTTGGACCTGCTCCTAAGTGGTGTTCCTCTATAGAAAATTTCACA GAGGAGCTAGACACAGGTGGACAGACAACTATCTATGATCATTACAAATTTTTGACAAAGGAAGAGCTTGAGAGATTAAATTTGACAAACCTGATTGGGACTAATTTGCTTAGAGCCTATATGCATGGGTACTTCATTAATTATGCATTATACAAAAAG GCTAAAGCACTAGCGGATCCTTTTGAATATGAAGCTTACATTGAACaacagaagagagagaagatggagGCTGAACGTGCCTCTCGAATTACG ATAAGGAAAAAATTACCCAAAATTAATCGGAAACTTGCAGCACGCCTCCTCAAAAGTGAAGAAGCTGAAAATGAGAACAGAGATGCTGGTGATGATGAAAATAAAAAGTCATCCAAGAAAAAGAAAGGGATTATCATGGAAGATCTTCAAGACGAGCGATTTAAAGCGATATTTACAAACAAG GAATACGAGATTAAGGAGACCTCAGATGAATATCTGGCTTTACATCCCGTAGGTGGTTCTAAGAAGCAACCTTCCTTGCTAGAAGAGCATTTTGAACCTGCTGAGTCGGATGATGATCAAAGTGAAAGTGAGACTGATGTATCAGCATCATCAGAAGATGAACTTTCGAAACCTCGGGTACCAAG AATGTATGAAGTTAAGAATGAGCAGCACGCAGAGGCGTTCTGGAGTCAGAAGTCACTTGCTGGTGAGGAATCACTTCCTATGGGGGATAGAGTGGCAGCTCTCAAAGATCAACAATATTCTCGTAGTGTACCGAATGGTGTTAAGCAGGGTCCAGGAGGATCGCGGGAAATAACTTTCACAGCGAGAAGCAAAGCCAAGTACAGAGAAGACGACGAGGATCAAGAAAAGCCACACCAGAAAAGGAGAGGAGTTCAGTCTTTGGGACTTAAGCCGCCAAGAGGAGGAGGCTTTCGCGGTAGAGGGAATAGAGGGAACCGTGGCAATGGCAGAAGAGGACGGAGATAA